In Arthrobacter sp. StoSoilB5, one genomic interval encodes:
- a CDS encoding cytochrome P450: MSTVTTCPYKVLRDPDTVREVLHRPGDFSPANALLAVTPLSGQALRILQKARFALPPVLASNHSPSHAAIRKVVAGFFTPAKVAAMEPRIRQLSRESAAAAARLLDSAGNVDLVQAVAAYPPAVVMLEMLGLPVRDLPQLKAWSLDSLELFWGWPDPERQLELAHTAADFYTWLRELVLEAVAAPALEGTSNLFRALADHGLSTPEICSLGYFLLIAGQETTTQLISTTLFRLAEGSRGITWDEASSSAKSRDIVRHVLATESSVPTWRRVATRDTELNGEPVLAGEEILVELTGNHGFPWAAGESAEHQGPTPYGLAFGSGIHRCLGAKLAELEAAVVVQETTAALKGARLRDPNPEWLRLLSFQAPRTVTVMPG, translated from the coding sequence ATGAGCACCGTGACCACATGCCCGTACAAGGTGTTACGCGATCCGGACACCGTCCGCGAGGTCCTTCACCGCCCTGGCGACTTCAGCCCAGCCAACGCGCTGCTGGCCGTGACACCGCTGAGCGGCCAGGCCCTCCGCATCCTGCAGAAGGCACGGTTCGCCCTTCCACCGGTCCTGGCCAGCAACCACTCCCCATCACACGCCGCTATCCGCAAAGTGGTGGCGGGCTTCTTCACTCCCGCCAAAGTTGCTGCCATGGAACCGCGCATCCGGCAGCTCTCCCGGGAGTCAGCCGCCGCCGCAGCCCGGCTCCTGGACTCTGCAGGAAACGTTGATTTGGTGCAGGCAGTGGCCGCCTATCCCCCGGCAGTCGTCATGCTCGAAATGCTGGGCCTACCCGTCCGGGACCTTCCCCAGTTGAAGGCATGGAGCCTGGACTCGCTTGAGCTTTTCTGGGGCTGGCCGGATCCTGAACGTCAGCTGGAACTGGCCCACACGGCGGCGGACTTCTACACCTGGCTGCGCGAGCTGGTCCTGGAAGCCGTGGCCGCGCCTGCACTCGAGGGTACATCCAACCTCTTCAGGGCACTCGCAGACCACGGCCTCAGCACGCCGGAGATCTGTTCACTGGGCTACTTCCTGCTCATCGCAGGCCAGGAGACCACCACGCAGCTCATCAGCACCACGCTCTTCCGGCTGGCCGAAGGCTCCCGGGGAATCACCTGGGACGAGGCATCCTCCAGTGCCAAGTCCCGGGACATTGTCCGGCATGTGCTGGCCACTGAGTCTTCCGTGCCTACATGGCGCAGGGTGGCCACCCGCGATACGGAGCTCAACGGCGAGCCAGTGCTTGCCGGGGAAGAAATCCTGGTGGAGTTGACGGGGAACCACGGCTTTCCGTGGGCAGCCGGGGAAAGCGCCGAACACCAAGGACCCACGCCCTACGGCCTGGCCTTTGGCTCAGGAATCCACCGCTGCCTTGGTGCGAAACTCGCCGAACTGGAGGCCGCCGTCGTGGTTCAGGAAACTACTGCGGCCCTCAAGGGCGCCCGACTCCGCGACCCAAACCCCGAATGGCTCCGTTTGCTATCGTTCCAGGCTCCCCGGACAGTGACAGTGATGCCTGGGTAG
- the bioD gene encoding dethiobiotin synthase: MKLPRIILVTGTDTGVGKTITTAALAAALTQRGCSVAVYKPCQSGNVDGDSDCAEVVRLAGPLTAEAGVVLEQPLAPVPAAACDEVVLPQLASHAERIRALANTHDHVLVEGAGGVLVELDHDGGTLADLGTLLGDSAGFAVVARPSLGTLNHTALTLEALDRRGLPVVGVVLGSWPAVPGAVERSNRATISDWPVPLLGAIRHEAAGLAPEVFREQAASWLVGVPA; this comes from the coding sequence ATGAAACTTCCACGCATCATCCTGGTGACCGGTACTGATACCGGCGTCGGGAAGACCATCACGACGGCGGCACTCGCCGCAGCGCTCACGCAACGCGGCTGCTCGGTGGCCGTCTACAAGCCCTGCCAAAGCGGCAACGTCGACGGCGATTCGGACTGCGCGGAAGTGGTGCGGCTTGCCGGCCCACTCACGGCCGAGGCCGGCGTCGTCCTGGAACAGCCGTTGGCTCCCGTCCCCGCTGCTGCCTGTGACGAAGTGGTGCTGCCGCAGCTTGCTTCGCATGCCGAGCGAATCCGCGCACTGGCCAACACCCATGACCATGTTCTCGTGGAAGGTGCAGGCGGGGTGCTGGTTGAGTTGGACCACGACGGCGGGACGCTGGCTGACCTGGGCACACTCCTGGGCGATTCGGCTGGGTTCGCCGTGGTGGCGCGGCCATCGCTGGGCACCTTGAACCACACGGCGCTGACGCTGGAGGCCCTGGACCGACGGGGCTTGCCGGTAGTGGGAGTGGTGCTTGGGAGTTGGCCCGCCGTCCCCGGGGCTGTGGAGCGCAGCAACCGCGCCACCATCTCGGACTGGCCGGTGCCGCTGCTGGGTGCCATCCGGCACGAAGCCGCAGGGTTGGCCCCCGAGGTGTTTCGCGAACAGGCGGCCTCGTGGCTTGTGGGGGTGCCGGCATGA
- a CDS encoding 8-amino-7-oxononanoate synthase, with protein MSVSMTAWLEQQAGVRERRGLVRKPSVRGPQGAHGSDSGGQRRMIDLASNDYLGLSTDPRLAEAATDAIRRWGTGAASSRLVTGTTELHLELEDQLAALTGAEAALVFSSGYLANLGVTTALGGPGTLIVADEYCHASLIDGFRLSRSEVREFKHNDAADAARLLYGRTQPRALVVVESIYSVGGDAAPLAELFSLAEENDAVLLIDEAHSLGVAGLGAFQGRGAVAGTSLADHPGVVRTATLSKALGSQGGAVLGSKLLREHLVNRSRSFIFDTALAPPAAAAAMAAVGIIRQEPWRAAAVHHNAAALAAQLPPALERPAAVERSAGAVQSIPMASAEAALAASQAALAAGVQVGCFRPPSVPDGISRLRLTARANLTPNDLDHACAVLRDILERTS; from the coding sequence ATGAGCGTCTCCATGACCGCCTGGCTGGAACAACAGGCCGGGGTCCGCGAGCGCCGGGGGCTGGTTAGGAAGCCGTCAGTGCGTGGCCCGCAGGGCGCCCACGGCAGTGACAGCGGCGGACAGCGCCGGATGATCGACCTCGCCAGCAACGACTACCTTGGCCTGTCCACGGACCCGCGCCTGGCGGAAGCCGCCACTGACGCGATCAGGCGGTGGGGCACTGGAGCTGCATCGTCCCGGCTGGTGACAGGCACCACGGAACTGCATCTCGAGTTGGAGGACCAGCTGGCTGCGCTGACCGGAGCAGAGGCTGCGTTGGTGTTCTCCTCCGGCTACCTGGCTAATCTGGGTGTCACCACGGCCCTGGGTGGTCCCGGAACACTGATTGTGGCGGACGAGTACTGCCATGCCTCGTTGATCGATGGTTTTAGGCTGAGCCGCTCTGAAGTGCGGGAATTCAAGCACAATGATGCAGCGGACGCGGCACGGCTCCTGTATGGGCGGACACAACCACGGGCCTTGGTGGTGGTGGAGTCCATCTACAGCGTGGGCGGGGACGCTGCTCCCTTGGCGGAGTTGTTCAGCCTGGCCGAAGAAAACGATGCCGTGCTGCTGATCGACGAGGCCCACAGCCTGGGTGTTGCCGGCCTTGGCGCCTTTCAAGGGCGCGGCGCTGTGGCGGGCACCAGCCTGGCGGACCATCCCGGCGTCGTCCGCACGGCCACCTTGTCCAAAGCATTGGGCAGTCAGGGCGGTGCGGTGCTCGGTTCCAAGCTGCTGCGCGAGCACCTCGTGAACCGTTCGCGAAGCTTCATTTTCGACACCGCGTTGGCCCCGCCCGCCGCGGCTGCTGCGATGGCCGCCGTCGGAATCATCCGGCAGGAACCTTGGCGCGCCGCGGCTGTCCACCACAACGCAGCCGCCCTCGCCGCCCAACTGCCACCCGCGCTGGAACGCCCAGCCGCCGTCGAGCGCTCTGCCGGAGCAGTGCAATCCATCCCCATGGCCTCGGCGGAAGCGGCCTTGGCTGCGAGCCAAGCCGCCTTGGCTGCCGGCGTCCAGGTGGGGTGTTTCCGTCCACCTTCAGTGCCCGACGGCATCTCCCGCCTGCGCCTGACGGCCCGGGCAAACCTCACCCCCAATGACCTCGACCACGCCTGCGCAGTGCTGCGCGACATCCTGGAGCGAACCTCATGA
- the bioA gene encoding adenosylmethionine--8-amino-7-oxononanoate transaminase produces MSSLIERDRASLWHPYAPASGTLPLWEVEAADGVALRLRDEDGRIHEVLDAMSSWWSVIHGYRHPVLDASVQRQLGSFSHVMFGGLTHQPAVDLAENLLAMAPGESGRQLERVFLADSGSISVEVALKLAVQFQTASGRPQRQRFLTVRGGYHGDTFAAMGVCDPVDGMHSAFPGLLAGNVFAPRPPAAATATPTSISDWRTSVEALAREHSNELAAIIVEPVLQGAGGMFIYPAECVRILREVADEYGLLLILDEIATGFGRTGALFAATHSGTVPDILCVGKALTGGYMTLAATLCTGEVARVVSGGAAGALLHGPTFMGNPLACAVANASLGLLRDGDWRADVERLGAGLGEGLAPALVLDGVRDVRTIGAVGVIELADAVDVAAVTRAAVEHGVWVRPFRNLVYTMPPYISSASQIRTITAGMVAAVSAAADRLEARA; encoded by the coding sequence ATGAGTTCCCTGATCGAACGGGACCGGGCGAGCCTGTGGCATCCTTACGCTCCGGCTTCCGGGACACTCCCGCTTTGGGAAGTTGAGGCGGCCGACGGCGTGGCGCTGCGCTTGCGGGACGAGGACGGCCGCATTCATGAGGTGCTGGATGCGATGTCGTCGTGGTGGTCGGTGATCCATGGATACCGCCATCCTGTGCTGGATGCTTCGGTTCAGCGCCAGCTGGGCTCCTTCAGCCATGTGATGTTCGGCGGATTGACGCATCAGCCCGCTGTGGATCTTGCTGAGAACCTGCTGGCTATGGCACCAGGGGAGTCCGGCCGACAGCTGGAGCGCGTGTTCCTGGCAGATTCGGGTTCCATCTCGGTGGAGGTGGCCCTGAAGCTGGCTGTGCAGTTCCAGACGGCGTCGGGGCGCCCGCAGCGGCAACGTTTCCTGACTGTCCGCGGCGGGTATCACGGCGACACCTTCGCGGCGATGGGCGTTTGTGATCCCGTTGACGGAATGCACTCAGCCTTCCCTGGCCTGTTGGCGGGCAATGTGTTCGCGCCGCGTCCTCCAGCCGCGGCGACGGCCACGCCAACAAGCATCAGTGACTGGCGGACGTCAGTGGAGGCGCTGGCCCGCGAGCATTCCAATGAGCTGGCGGCGATCATCGTGGAGCCTGTCCTGCAGGGGGCCGGAGGCATGTTCATCTACCCCGCCGAGTGTGTGCGGATCCTCCGTGAGGTGGCTGATGAGTATGGGCTGCTGCTCATTCTGGACGAGATCGCCACGGGCTTTGGCCGAACGGGCGCGTTGTTCGCGGCGACTCATTCCGGCACCGTCCCGGACATCCTGTGTGTGGGCAAGGCCCTCACGGGTGGGTACATGACGCTGGCGGCAACTTTGTGCACGGGTGAGGTTGCCCGGGTGGTCTCCGGCGGTGCTGCCGGTGCGCTCCTTCATGGCCCCACCTTCATGGGAAATCCGCTCGCCTGCGCCGTTGCCAATGCGAGCCTGGGGCTGCTGCGGGACGGAGATTGGCGTGCGGACGTTGAGCGCCTGGGCGCAGGACTCGGGGAGGGACTGGCCCCGGCGTTGGTGCTCGACGGCGTGAGGGACGTCCGGACTATCGGCGCCGTGGGCGTCATTGAGTTGGCGGACGCGGTGGACGTCGCCGCAGTGACCCGGGCTGCCGTGGAGCACGGCGTGTGGGTCCGCCCGTTCCGCAACCTTGTCTATACGATGCCGCCGTACATCAGCTCAGCCTCCCAGATCAGGACCATCACCGCGGGCATGGTGGCTGCAGTTTCCGCCGCCGCAGACAGGCTGGAGGCCAGAGCATGA
- the bioB gene encoding biotin synthase BioB gives MTTQATQEATGYAILDTAREQVLERGEGLNEAQLVEILQLPDEAIPAALQLAHEVRLKHCGEDVEVEGIISIKTGGCPEDCHFCSQSGLFDSPVRGVWLDIPELVKAAKETAATGATEFCIVAAVRGPDIKLMNQIKFAIDRINEEVEINIACSLGMLTQRQVDQLAEWGVHRYNHNLETARSYFPEVVTTHSYEERLDTCNMVKAAGMELCCGALIGMGETVEQRAELAAQLAALEPHEVPLNFLNPRPGTPLENQGIMDGKDALRAIAAFRLAMPRTVLRYAGGRELTLGDLGTREGLLGGINAVIVGNYLTTLGRPATADLNLLVELNMPIKELQKSL, from the coding sequence ATGACGACCCAAGCAACCCAAGAAGCCACTGGCTACGCCATCCTGGACACCGCACGCGAGCAGGTCCTTGAGCGAGGTGAAGGCCTCAATGAAGCCCAGCTTGTGGAGATCCTCCAACTTCCGGACGAGGCCATCCCCGCTGCCCTCCAGCTCGCCCACGAGGTCCGCCTCAAGCACTGCGGCGAGGACGTCGAAGTGGAGGGCATCATCTCCATCAAGACCGGTGGCTGCCCCGAAGATTGCCATTTCTGCAGCCAATCAGGCCTGTTCGATTCCCCGGTCCGCGGCGTGTGGCTGGACATCCCGGAACTCGTGAAGGCCGCCAAGGAAACGGCCGCCACCGGTGCCACCGAGTTCTGCATCGTCGCAGCTGTCCGTGGCCCCGACATCAAGCTCATGAACCAGATCAAGTTCGCGATCGACCGTATCAACGAGGAAGTTGAGATCAATATCGCGTGTTCCCTCGGCATGCTCACGCAGCGCCAGGTTGACCAGCTGGCCGAATGGGGCGTCCACCGCTACAACCACAACCTCGAAACCGCCCGCAGCTACTTCCCCGAAGTAGTGACCACGCATAGCTACGAGGAACGGCTGGACACGTGCAACATGGTCAAGGCCGCCGGCATGGAATTGTGCTGCGGTGCCCTGATCGGCATGGGCGAAACCGTGGAGCAGCGTGCTGAACTCGCCGCGCAGCTCGCGGCGCTGGAACCGCACGAGGTCCCGCTGAACTTCCTCAACCCCCGCCCCGGCACGCCGCTGGAAAACCAGGGAATCATGGACGGCAAAGACGCCCTCCGTGCCATCGCCGCGTTCCGCTTGGCCATGCCGCGCACGGTGCTCCGTTACGCTGGCGGCCGCGAACTGACCCTCGGCGATCTCGGCACCCGCGAAGGCCTGCTCGGTGGCATCAACGCCGTGATCGTCGGCAACTACCTCACCACCCTGGGCCGACCCGCCACCGCCGACCTCAACCTCCTGGTGGAGCTCAACATGCCCATCAAGGAACTCCAGAAGTCGCTATGA